In Streptomyces sp. P9-A4, the genomic window TGCGCCACTGGAGGGCGTTGGAGGGGCGGACCTCGCGTCGGTGGTCGGCGGAGGCGCCGGTCTGGTACCAGACGCGCCCGCCGACCGTGACCATGGTGTGGGCGGCGAGGATCTCGCCCTCGTGGCGGGCGAGATAGAGCTTCATCCGGCCGGGCATCTCGGCGTTGAGGACGGTGTACTGGCGCTCGTAGTACGCGAGGGAGCGGCCGAGGCGGAAGCCGTCGCGTTCCTCGGTGATGCGGAGCAGCCGGTAGAACTCGGGCAGGTCGGCGGCGGAGCCGACGGTGATCTCGACGCCGGACTTGCGGGCCTTGCGGACGTTGCGCCGCCATTCCTGGTTGAGGCCGGTCCACAGGTCGTCGGTGGTGCGTCCGGTCAGCGGGACCTGGAAGACGTGCCGGGGCTGGGCGTCGGCGCCGTCCTCGGACTCGCCGCCGCAGCGCCGCCAGCCGCGTGCCCTGAGCCGGTCGGCGACGACGGTGCCGAGCGGGTCGACCTCGTCGGCGAGCACGTCGGAGAGGCGGCGCCCGGGACCGCTGCCCGCCTTGACGGTGGCGGCGTTCCACCGCCGGTAGGCGGGGCCGGGGCCGATGCGTACGGCGAAGGCGCCCGAGGCCCGCAGATGTCCGAGCAGCGGGGAGAGCCAGCCGTCGACGTCGGGGTCCGCCCAGTCGGCGACGGGCCCCTCGGGAAGGTAGGCGAAGTACTTCCGGGTGCCGGGGAAGGGGCGCAGCAGCACCAGGGCGACCCCTTCGAGTGCCCCGGACTCGGGTCCCCAGCCGATGAGCTGGTGGTTCCAGCCGTCCTTCACCTGGGCCCAGGAGGGGACTTGGAGGAAGCTGGGACCGTCCGCACCGGAGCGGGACGCGAGGAACGCGCGGTACGCCTCGGGGGTCACGGGCCCGAGCCGCAGGGCAGGGCGGGCGGCGGGTGCGGCCGTCACGAGCAGCGCTGACACAACGGAGCCTCCTTGTTCCGCCCCTCGGTGGTGGGGCGCACAGCAGGCTCACAGCCGAATTCGACGGGTGCGCGCGGCACATGTGACCGGACGGTGACGGTTCCGCCGCAGCCCCCGTCACATGGGCTCCGGGCCGCCCGGGAGCGGCCGGGGCGACCTACAGTCCGGAACATCCCACCCGATTCCCTTACGCGGAGGTCTTCCGTGCTGCGCATACGCACATCCCGTCCCGCCCTCGCGGCAGTCGCACTGAGCGTCTCCCTCACGGCCTGTTCGGCCCAGGCGGCGAGCGGCCCCTCGAAGACGGCGGGGGCGCCCTCGTCGGCGGCGGCCCCGGCGAAGGTGAGGGTCGTGGACCCGGCGGCCGGCCGGCCGGTGACCGTGACCGCCTCGGGCGGCACGCTCGCCGAGGTGAAGGTCGTCGACGCGGACGGCGGGGCCCTCGCCGGCCGTACGAGTACGGGCGGCGCGAGCTGGATCTCGGACCGGAAGGCCGCGCCGGGCACCACGTACACGGTGCGGGTGACCTCCCGCGCCGGCGACGGCAAGGAGTCGACGACGACGTCCTCCTTCAGCACCCCGGAGGCGGAGAAGGTCAACAAGCTCACCCTGGCCCCCGGCAAGAACACCACCGTCGGCGTGGGCCACCCCCTCTCGATCGTCTTCGACCTCCCGGTGACGAAGAAGGCGGACGTGGAGAAGCAGCTGAAGGTCACCACCTCGAACGCCACCGAGGGGTCCTGGGGCTGGGTCAAGGACTACTCGGGCCGGGACAGGGCCGACTGGCGCCCCAAGGAGTACTGGAAGCCGGGCACGAAGGTCACCCTGGAGGCCGACCTGAACGGCACGGACTCCGGCGGCGGCTGGTTCGTCCGCGACTACCGCACCGGCTTCACGATCGGCGCCTCGCAGATCGTGAAGGTCGACCTGGACCGGCAGAAGCTGACCCTGGTCAAGGACGGCCGCGCGATCCGTACGATCCCGGTCTCCGGCGGCACCCCGGGCGGCGACAAGCGGTCCTGGCGGGGCACGGCCGTGCTGATGGCGAAGGAGGGCACCATCAACATGAACTCGGAGACGGTGGGCCTCGGCGACGCCTACGACAAGGACGTCGACTACTCGATGCGGCTGACCTGGTCGGGCATGTACGCGCACGCGGCCCCGTGGAACGCGGCGTACTTCGGCAGGGCCAACAAGAGCTCCGGCTGCATCGGGATGAGCGACGAGAACGCCGCCTCCTTCTACGCCTCGGTGAAGGTCGGCGACCCCTTCGAGATCACCGGCAAGGACACCAAGGGCACGGTCGCCGAGGGCAACGGCTACGGGGCGTGGAACCTGAGCTGGGAGCAGTGGAAGCAGAAGAGCGCGCTCGCCTGAGGAACCCTCCGGGGGCCGTTGCCTCCCAGGGCGTTCACCCCAGGGCCTTGCGCCAGTCCCGCATCTCCCAGATCAGGACCTCCGCGTCGGCCGTGGCGGTCGGCCCGGGGCCACCGGTGTGGCCGGTGAGCCTGGCCGCGTCGCCGGGGCCGAGTTCCTCGCCGTCGAGCAGCAGCGCGCCCCGCACCACGTGGACGTACGTGAAGTCGGCGGCCGGGACCTCGAACCGCTCCCCCGCGCGGGGGCGGTGGACATGCAGGCGGGCATCCGCCTCCGGGAGGTCGTACGGGTCCCCGAGACCGCGCACCACCTCGTACGACGGTTCCCCGCCCGGTACGAGCGGCGCGAGCCACATCTGCACGAAGACGAGCGGCACGTCGGCGTCGTTGCGCTCGACGTGCCGGACGCCGCCCGCCGCGCTCAGCCGCTGGAGGTCGCCGGGCCGGACGACCGTGGTGCGACCGGCCGTGTCGTGGTGGGTGAGCTCGCCCTCCACGACCCAGGTCACGATCTCCGTGTGGCTGTGCGGATGCTCCTCGAAGCCCGCGCCGGGCGCGAGCCGCTCCTCGTTGCAGGCGAGCAGGGCGCCGAAGCGGAGGTTGCCGGGGTCGTAGTGCGGCCCGAACGACAGGGCGTGCCGGGTCTCGATCCCGGCCGCCGGGTCGCCCCCGGGGTACCGCTCGTCGGCGCGCTGGATGCGTATCACCTGCCCCACGGTAGTGCGGGCCCCCGGGCCCGGCGGAGGCGAACCCGCCCCGACCCCGCACGGCGCCGTCCCGATAAGGCAGTCTTGTCCCCGTGCCAGAACCCACGAACGCCCCTCACCCGCACGCCGCGACCCTGAAGCGCCTCGAACAGTCCTCCGGGCGGCTCGCCGCGAACGCCATCGCCCGCATGGACGAGACGCTGCCGTGGTACCGGGCGATGCCGCCAGAGAACCGGTCGTGGATCGGGCTGGTCGCCCAGGCCGGCATCGCCGCGTTCACCGAGTGGTTCCGGCACCCCGAGACCCCGCAGGCGATCTCGACGGACGTCTTCGGCACCGCGCCCCGCGAGCTGACCCGCGCGATCACCCTCCGCCAGACCGTCGAGATGGTGCGCACCACCATCGAGGTCATGGAGACGGCCATCGACG contains:
- a CDS encoding lipid II:glycine glycyltransferase FemX, with the protein product MSALLVTAAPAARPALRLGPVTPEAYRAFLASRSGADGPSFLQVPSWAQVKDGWNHQLIGWGPESGALEGVALVLLRPFPGTRKYFAYLPEGPVADWADPDVDGWLSPLLGHLRASGAFAVRIGPGPAYRRWNAATVKAGSGPGRRLSDVLADEVDPLGTVVADRLRARGWRRCGGESEDGADAQPRHVFQVPLTGRTTDDLWTGLNQEWRRNVRKARKSGVEITVGSAADLPEFYRLLRITEERDGFRLGRSLAYYERQYTVLNAEMPGRMKLYLARHEGEILAAHTMVTVGGRVWYQTGASADHRREVRPSNALQWRMLLDAHALGAAVYDLRGVPSTLDPGDRAHGLLRWKLGTGGQVVETLGEWETPMQGTTNQALYRAFHAYLARR
- a CDS encoding L,D-transpeptidase family protein, whose product is MLRIRTSRPALAAVALSVSLTACSAQAASGPSKTAGAPSSAAAPAKVRVVDPAAGRPVTVTASGGTLAEVKVVDADGGALAGRTSTGGASWISDRKAAPGTTYTVRVTSRAGDGKESTTTSSFSTPEAEKVNKLTLAPGKNTTVGVGHPLSIVFDLPVTKKADVEKQLKVTTSNATEGSWGWVKDYSGRDRADWRPKEYWKPGTKVTLEADLNGTDSGGGWFVRDYRTGFTIGASQIVKVDLDRQKLTLVKDGRAIRTIPVSGGTPGGDKRSWRGTAVLMAKEGTINMNSETVGLGDAYDKDVDYSMRLTWSGMYAHAAPWNAAYFGRANKSSGCIGMSDENAASFYASVKVGDPFEITGKDTKGTVAEGNGYGAWNLSWEQWKQKSALA
- a CDS encoding pirin family protein, whose amino-acid sequence is MIRIQRADERYPGGDPAAGIETRHALSFGPHYDPGNLRFGALLACNEERLAPGAGFEEHPHSHTEIVTWVVEGELTHHDTAGRTTVVRPGDLQRLSAAGGVRHVERNDADVPLVFVQMWLAPLVPGGEPSYEVVRGLGDPYDLPEADARLHVHRPRAGERFEVPAADFTYVHVVRGALLLDGEELGPGDAARLTGHTGGPGPTATADAEVLIWEMRDWRKALG